The following proteins are co-located in the Candida dubliniensis CD36 chromosome 3, complete sequence genome:
- a CDS encoding ATP-dependent helicase Rad16, putative (Similar to S. cerevisiae RAD16), translating into MLSNNNIKQKVVAITNDLDKLIPFGTLNFHNLPLDITDLQGIKSSCVSSKVDNELQQWSWLDIDYLIYLLSINHKKINPILFTLQYLLKKNYIQATYKAVKITQPYNSTKKNRYLFSMCRVRLFSIPADVEGARHIRECQQFQSRSSKLDKQYVHHFEQLLRYLDFSNSNWYISKQLSIEQLLHQGSLLLIDCKCTVKSETASNDELKFHLQRWSNKQPVLRFTKNNKSNTNQLSNTDTSGDRIKNIYDQIPSPDLSKYTISKENYKFMKQSKADIPSTEDKLSILANDAKYQDMIKVDGIKSTLYPFQARSVGVMLERECITRRTIMPNFIKLESPLSSTFYFDLFTKSIHLQPDVMTLPLGGILGENMGLGKTLMCLSLINLTKYEITKIPSDNFLLYNEIEINDEMKTLADICREKVIYSSAPWKLYNLPTSVRSNLANHPGYFCIDLNDHENNKRINKSGFPNNRNGSGMGKRAVRSTGTRPTSYLKLYMSSTTLIIVPDNLFIQWVDEIAQHVEADFLKILCAANYIKDDQIKDQFIQNPKFVNTIPGNPVELIEYDVILISQSCLNKSFANKTKSGPKNDNNHVPPLRQVYWKRLIIDEGHVVQSKTSNAAQICRSLFSERRWAVSGTPTSGLTKIYMEKEKEVDKDEQENLHQTQNNIHVLENQFFAKTELQRLGVIISNFLKMEPYYTQSRLWTQDIVNPLISSRYGSELIFSNIVNSIIIRHQPNQTKIKLPHFHHEKVILEPCFQDALSLNLLAAVLAVNAVTSERTGIDYMFHRSNRQQLRRLLSNIQRATFYWTGFQQQDVETLVSICDEALSKPGKYSESDIELLRRSKSIALIALNNQRWAVAQSIHELGYYISQDESNQYVSSVWRTSAYTPYIGVFSAPQLLRLQIFWKENWFLSFENEQAFRDKFENTAKTFWDQYLQQEFNKNDRHVAMDKLIKKNSVGELHTVDSISKSFDVMTSEEAIDNMPHPQSPPKKKRRVTFADEIIEEDERKQAESQQSKGVSVDECNDNKNIENSNRSIPPFDMTRLFRDMNILGTSSAKLTYLATSLLENQRNRIKSIVFFEFEDSAYYLIELLEILKIRHIIYANFITPVKRAQNLYDFSNYDVDKEENQGGICLIMNIAHSSHGLNIIAATHIYFINPVKQESIEAQAIKRAHRIGQKKEVTVKTLYLKGVDELKILSKNEKLKNSKNNKDSFDAKEKEDNDNLLEFLDFDNSEHEYAAFSNPISIFS; encoded by the coding sequence ATGTTGtccaacaataatattaaacaaaaagttGTTGCAATCACCAACGATTTAGATAAATTGATCCCTTTTGGAACCCTAAATTTCCACAATCTTCCATTAGATATAACCGATTTACAAGGAATCAAGTCTAGTTGTGTCAGTTCAAAAGTTGACAATGAACTTCAACAATGGAGCTGGCTAGACATTGATTACTTGATATATTTGTTATCAATCAAccacaaaaaaatcaatccTATATTATTCACTTTACAATACTTgctaaaaaagaattatattCAAGCAACTTATAAAGCTGTTAAGATAACTCAACCGTATAATAGTACCAAGAAGAATCGctatttgttttcaatgTGTCGGGTCAGATTGTTTTCCATACCTGCTGATGTCGAAGGGGCAAGGCATATTCGTGAATgccaacaatttcaatcaaGGTCCTCAAAATTGGATAAGCAATATGTTCACCATTTTGAACAGTTACTTAGATAccttgatttttcaaattcaaattggtATATTAGTAAACAACtatcaattgaacaattgcTACACCAAGGTTCGttgttattgattgattgcAAATGTACAGTTAAACTGGAAACAGCTTCAAACGACGAATTAAAGTTTCATCTACAGAGATGGAGCAATAAACAACCGGTTTTAAGATTtaccaaaaacaacaaaagtaATACGaatcaattatcaaatacaGATACTTCTGGTGATAGAATCAAGAATATTTATGACCAGATTCCGTCCCCTGATTTATCCAAATACACAATCAGTAAAGAGAATTACAAATTTATGAAACAATCAAAAGCTGATATACCATCAACTGAAGATAAATTGTCGATACTAGCCAATGATGCAAAGTATCAGGACATGATAAAGGTTGATGGAATAAAGTCAACACTATATCCATTTCAAGCAAGATCAGTTGGAGTAATGCTAGAAAGGGAATGTATAACGAGAAGAACTATCATGccaaattttattaaactTGAATCACCTTTATCCAGTACTTtctattttgatttatttacCAAAAGCATTCATTTGCAACCTGATGTTATGACACTACCGCTTGGTGGAATTTTGGGTGAAAATATGGGATTAGGTAAAACTTTAATGTGTTTgagtttaattaatttaacaaaatatgaaatAACGAAAATTCCTagtgataattttttattatataatgaaattgaaatcaatgatGAAATGAAAACTTTAGCCGATATATGCAGAGAAAAAGTGATTTACTCTTCTGCACCTTGGAAGTTGTACAACCTTCCTACATCGGTAAGATCAAACTTAGCTAATCATCCCGGGTATTTTTGCATCGACTTGAATGATCatgaaaacaacaaaagaattaataaGAGTGGCTTTCCAAATAATAGGAATGGAAGTGGTATGGGTAAACGTGCTGTTAGAAGTACTGGTACCAGACCAACAAGCTATTTGAAACTTTACATGAGTAGCACTACTTTAATAATCGTACCtgataatttgtttattcaaTGGGTTGATGAAATAGCACAGCATGTTGAAGCAGATTTTCTTAAAATTTTGTGTGCTGCAAATTACATCAAAGACGACCAGATAAAGGATCAGTTTATACAGAACCCCAAATTTGTTAATACCATTCCTGGAAATCCAGTTGAGCTCATTGAATATGACgttattttaatttcacAGTCTtgtttaaataaatcatttgCAAATAAAACCAAGAGTGGTCCAAAGAATGATAACAACCATGTACCACCTCTTAGGCAGGTATATTGGAAAAGACTAATCATTGATGAAGGTCATGTTGTTCAGTCAAAAACTTCTAATGCAGCTCAAATATGTCGATCATTATTTTCTGAAAGAAGGTGGGCAGTATCAGGAACACCAACATCAGGGTTAACTAAGATTTACatggaaaaagaaaaagaagtagACAAAGATGAACAGGAAAACCTTCACCAAACtcaaaataatatacatGTATTAgaaaaccaattttttgCCAAAACGGAGTTACAGCGATTAGGCGTTATAATCAGTAACTTTCTTAAAATGGAGCCTTATTATACACAGTCCAGATTATGGACTCAGGATATTGTTAATCCCTTGATAAGCTCAAGGTATGGTTCGGAACTAATATTCTCAAATATAgttaattcaataataattcgcCATCAACCGAATCAAACTAAAATCAAGCTACCTCATTTCCATCACGAGAAGGTTATATTAGAACCATGTTTTCAGGATGCTTTATCACTCAACTTATTAGCTGCTGTATTAGCTGTAAATGCAGTAACGTCTGAAAGGACAGGAATAGACTATATGTTCCATCGATCTAATCGACAACAATTGAGAAGATTATTGAGTAACATTCAAAGAGCTACGTTTTATTGGACTGGATTCCAACAGCAGGATGTTGAAACGCTTGTTAGTATATGTGACGAGGCATTACTGAAACCAGGAAAGTATAGCGAGTCGGATATTGAATTGTTACGTCGATCGAAAAGCATTGCTTTAATTGCATTGAATAATCAACGTTGGGCTGTCGCACAACTGATTCATGAATTAGGTTACTACATTTCACAGGATGAAAGTAATCAATATGTTAGTTCTGTTTGGAGAACAAGTGCTTATACACCATATATAGGAGTCTTTTCCGCTCCACAATTATTACGGTTACAAATATTCTGGAAGGAAAACTGGTTTTTAAGTTTTGAGAATGAGCAGGCATTTCGTGACAAGTTTGAAAACACAGCTAAAACATTTTGGGATCAATatttacaacaagaattCAACAAGAATGATAGACATGTGGCCATggataaattgataaagaaaaatagtGTTGGGGAACTTCATACTGTTGATAGCATATCCAAAAGTTTCGATGTAATGACTTCAGAAGAAGCTATTGATAATATGCCACACCCACAATCACcaccaaagaagaaaagaagagtTACTTTCGCAGACGAAATtatagaagaagatgaaagAAAGCAAGCGGAGTCCCAACAAAGCAAAGGTGTTAGTGTTGATGAATGTAACGACAATAAAAACATAGAAAACTCAAACCGTTCTATTCCACCATTTGACATGACTAGATTGTTTAGAGATATGAACATATTAGGTACATCCTCAGCAAAATTGACATATTTGGCTACTAGTTTATTGGAAAACCAAAGAAATCGAATAAAATCAATAGTATTTTTTGAGTTTGAAGATAGTGCATACTACttgattgaattattggaaatattgaaaatccGCCATATTATTTATGCAAATTTTATAACACCAGTAAAAAGAGCACAAAATTTATAcgatttttcaaattatgaTGTTGATAAAGAAGAGAATCAAGGTGGTATTTGCTTAATTATGAATATTGCTCATTCCTCACATGGTTTAAACATTATTGCTGCCACTCACATATACTTTATCAACCCGGTTAAACAAGAATCAATAGAGGCTCAAGCAATAAAACGTGCTCATAGAATTGgccaaaagaaagaagtgACCGTAAAGACACTATATTTGAAAGgtgttgatgaattgaaaattttatcaaaaaatgaaaagcTCAAAAATTCCAAGAACAATAAAGATAGTTTTGATgcaaaagagaaagaagatAACGATAATTTGCTTGAGTTTTTggattttgataattctgAACATGAATACGCTGCTTTCTCCAATCCAATATCTATTTTTTCATAA
- the KRE2 gene encoding alpha-1,2-mannosyltransferase, putative (In C. albicans: adds second mannose during cell-wall mannoprotein biosynthesis; required for wild-type virulence and adherence to epithelial cells; fungal-specific) translates to MVSTRSNARLIRFGIFALVLIGCGYILTRGSSFQPPSYQKTQSPAAHEKQTGNVAAGGASSAGSTAQVPLGKNRGPIPKAIKGAGEGGSDAPVPQQDIPDSYTLNDKIKATFVTLARNSDLYSLAESIRHVEDRFNKNFHYDWVFLNDEEFNDEFKETVGSLVSGNTKFGLIPKEHWSYPSWIDQEKAALVREQMREKKIIYGHSESYRHMCRFESGFFWRQEILNDYDYYWRVEPDIKLYCDIDYDIFKWMKDNNKDYAFTISLPEYKETIPTLWDTTKEFIEKNPQYLAKNNLMDWVSDDKGQTYNGCHFWSNFEIGSLAFWRSEAYTKYFEHLDKAGGFFYERWGDAPVHSIAAALFLPREKVHFFEDVGYYHVPFTNCPVDKEVRKARNCNCDPNKDFTWRGYSCTTKYYTLNNFKRQTGWEKYTN, encoded by the coding sequence ATGGTTTCTACCAGATCGAATGCTCGATTGATCAGATTTGGGATCTTTGCACTTGTTTTGATAGGATGTGGCTACATCCTTACAAGAGGTTCATCATTCCAACCTCCAAGTTATCAAAAAACACAATCACCTGCCGCTCATGAGAAGCAGACCGGTAATGTTGCTGCCGGTGGTGCCTCCAGTGCTGGTTCTACAGCTCAAGTTCCATTAGGCAAAAATAGAGGTCCAATACCTAAAGCCATTAAGGGTGCTGGTGAAGGTGGTAGTGATGCTCCAGTTCCTCAACAAGATATTCCTGACAGTTATACTCTTAATGACAAAATTAAGGCTACATTTGTCACTTTGGCACGTAACTCtgatttatattctttGGCTGAATCAATTAGACATGTTGAAGATCGTTTCAATAAAAACTTCCATTATGATTGGGTTTTCCTCAATGACGAAGAGTtcaatgatgaatttaaagaaaCCGTTGGTAGTTTAGTTAGTGGTAACACTAAATTTGGTTTGATTCCAAAGGAACATTGGTCATATCCTTCATGGATTGACCAAGAAAAGGCTGCTTTGGTACGTGAACAAAtgagagaaaagaaaattatcTATGGTCATTCTGAATCTTATCGTCACATGTGTAGATTTGAAAGTGGATTTTTCTGGAGACAAGAGATTTTgaatgattatgattattattggagAGTCGAACCAGATATCAAGTTATATTGTGATATTGATTATGATATCTTCAAATGGATGAAAgacaataataaagattATGCATTCACCATTTCCTTGCCAGAATATAAAGAAACCATTCCTACATTATGGGACACCACcaaagaatttattgaaaagaatCCACAATATTTGGCTAAAAATAACTTAATGGATTGGGTTTCTGATGATAAAGGTCAAACTTACAATGGTTGTCATTTCTGGtccaattttgaaattggttCTTTGGCTTTCTGGAGAAGTGAAGCTTACACAAAATACTTTGAACATTTAGATAAAGCTGGTGGTTTCTTCTATGAAAGATGGGGGGATGCTCCAGTTCATTCCATTGCTGCCGCATTGTTTTTACCAAGAGAAAAAGTTCATTTCTTTGAAGATGTCGGTTACTATCATGTTCCATTTACCAATTGTCCTGTTGATAAAGAAGTTAGAAAAGCAAGAAACTGTAATTGTGACCCTAACAAAGACTTTACTTGGAGAGGCTATTCTTGTACTACAAAGTATTACACgttgaataattttaaaagaCAAACGGGTTGGGAAAAATACACTAATTAA
- a CDS encoding conserved hypothetical protein (possibly yeast-specific) yields the protein MSSKVEIQTKPATATPSLSPPSTSSASASVSVPPSSSKSTITTNKTPAQKDEVPMKRKNSTGSNGSSSSSTPPKRHRPMSLNLGVPDNADVALRIVSPGLPPLINESMKTTVQLSKQIQQQQKNLIAARHGKDPEDEELPQSQPQAQQPTSVAVPASGAPIRQTVQLPPLNQRPVPKSPVYASDDSDLNRLSNVKKLKRSNVPPPLSIGDNSSSGSSNNLRPSIHSAPIRSRATTRPVPRIIPTTRIVPQLAIPPQPQFYYVTTPYQQFYPAQIVGATPTQPVSQPLARSQLRQVNPRVRMIPLTSTTSHFGRRAMQQGPQQLPPGAILQQQSLPLQQQQQPPQQQVIPSQSTAPKTKPNAVTDVFRGDFHKAAPLHSQPLSAQREYFENSVHDEPQKSQVISIAESQEISGSITINGSNVFNFRIFNKNEEEESNDSEGTSKDNTSEKKQAGTLEEKEENTDKEGKGKSISTNEKSNASEDKSNKSSKSEDLEEDNKKKFLKICETCWDQVFNKRDD from the coding sequence ATGTCAAGCAAAGTTGAAATTCAAACCAAACCGGCTACAGCAACGCCATCTTTATCGCCTCCGTCAACTTCATCAGCATCAGCATCAGTATCAGTACCGCCATCGTCTAGCAAGTCCACCATTACCACAAATAAAACACCAGCACAGAAGGATGAAGTACCCATGAAACGTAAAAATTCGACAGGTTCAAATGGCTCATCTTCGTCATCAACACCTCCTAAACGTCATAGACCCATGTCATTAAATCTTGGTGTCCCTGATAATGCTGATGTCGCTCTAAGAATAGTCAGTCCTGGGTTACCaccattaattaatgaatcaatgaaaacaaCTGTTCAGCTCCTGaaacaaattcaacaacaacaaaaaaatttaatagCAGCTCGACATGGCAAGGACCCAGAGGACGAGGAGCTACCACAATCACAACCACAAGCACAACAACCAACATCAGTAGCGGTTCCTGCTTCTGGCGCACCTATACGGCAAACAGTTCAATTACCTCCTCTTAATCAAAGACCAGTTCCTAAATCGCCTGTTTATGCATCTGATGATTCCGATCTTAATCGTTTATCAAATgtcaaaaaattgaaaagacTGAATGTCCCACCACCATTGAGCATTGGCGACAATTCAAGCAGTGGCAGTAGTAACAATTTGCGCCCATCAATTCATTCTGCTCCAATAAGATCGAGAGCAACCACAAGACCAGTACCCAGAATTATTCCTACTACAAGAATAGTGCCACAATTGGCTATACCCCCTCAGCCTCAATTCTATTATGTTACAACTCCATATCAGCAATTTTATCCGGCACAAATTGTTGGGGCTACGCCAACACAACCAGTTTCTCAGCCGTTAGCTAGAAGCCAATTGCGTCAAGTCAATCCTAGAGTAAGAATGATTCCATTGACTTCCACAACATCACATTTTGGAAGACGGGCTATGCAACAAGGTCCACAACAATTACCGCCTGGTGCAATATTACAGCAACAGAGCTTACctttacaacaacaacaacaacctcCGCAACAACAAGTGATACCTTCGCAATCTACAGCACcaaaaaccaaaccaaatgCAGTCACTGATGTATTCCGTGGTGATTTTCATAAGGCTGCTCCATTGCATAGTCAACCATTATCTGCTCAACgtgaatattttgaaaattcaGTACATGACGAACCTCAAAAATCTCAAGTTATAAGCATTGCTGAATCACAAGAAATATCTGGGAGTATCACGATTAATGGCTcaaatgttttcaattttagaatttttaataaaaatgagGAAGAGGAGAGTAATGATAGTGAAGGGACTTCAAAAGATAACACAAGTGAGAAAAAGCAAGCAGGAACTCTagaagagaaagaagaGAACACAGATAAAGAAGGAAAGGGGAAATCTATCTCTACAAACGAAAAGTCAAATGCTAGTGAAGATAAGAGTAATAAATCCAGTAAACTGGAAGATCTTGAAgaagataataaaaagaaattcttAAAAATATGTGAAACTTGCTGGGATCAAGTGTTTAATAAACGAGATGATTAA